The Nitrosomonas communis genome has a segment encoding these proteins:
- a CDS encoding YbdD/YjiX family protein encodes MLHKVIRAASYLGQSLRLMIGVPEYDVYVAHMREAHPDKAIMSYEAFFRERQEARYGGKISRCC; translated from the coding sequence ATGTTACATAAAGTTATCCGCGCAGCGAGTTATTTAGGACAAAGCCTGCGCTTAATGATCGGTGTGCCTGAATACGACGTATATGTTGCGCATATGAGAGAAGCGCATCCTGATAAGGCCATCATGTCTTATGAAGCATTCTTCCGTGAGCGACAGGAAGCACGTTACGGTGGCAAAATCAGCCGCTGTTGTTGA
- the ybaL gene encoding YbaL family putative K(+) efflux transporter, with the protein MPHSTILITTIAVSLGLALIMGIIAQRLKLPVLVGYLLAGMIIGPHSPGFVADIELSNQLAEIGVILLMFGVGLHFSLDDLLAVRRIALPGAIAQIAVATALGATIAISWGWSIGGGIVFGLALSVASTVVLLRALEQHGQLKSINGRIAVGWLIVEDLVVVLALVLLPPLSVGLINDNNAVDGTKLVITLILTLAKVSIFIAFMLIVGKRLFPWLLWHVASTKSNELFTLCVIAVAVGIAYGAAILFDVSFALGAFFSGMVMRESSLSHRAAQESLPLRDAFSVLFFVSVGMLFDPHILVEEPLHVLIVVAIVLLGKSLVAFILVLLFHYPLNTALTVSVSLAQIGELSFILASLGLTIGLLPPEGYSLILAGAFISITLNPLVFQTAEPIQNWIRARSRLARRLERSMDPLAELPMAVESNYVTNHVVIVGYGAVGKRVSEMLAKKDIHFVVADHNREIVERLRREGIHAVAGDAVEPAVLIQAHISRASVLIITAADALRIQQMVETTHILNPQVEILISTHDAEDAERLQKENAGRVFLDEQELANNITHHVLNKLECHK; encoded by the coding sequence ATGCCACACAGCACAATTCTAATTACAACGATTGCGGTCAGTCTTGGCCTAGCGCTGATCATGGGAATCATTGCCCAACGCTTGAAGCTGCCTGTTTTAGTAGGCTATCTGTTGGCGGGCATGATCATCGGTCCTCATTCGCCCGGATTTGTAGCCGATATCGAATTATCCAATCAACTGGCAGAAATCGGTGTCATCCTATTGATGTTTGGTGTGGGTTTGCATTTTTCGTTAGATGATCTGCTGGCTGTTCGACGTATTGCGTTACCAGGCGCAATTGCACAGATAGCAGTGGCAACCGCGCTGGGCGCTACCATTGCGATAAGTTGGGGTTGGAGCATAGGGGGAGGTATTGTATTTGGGTTGGCCCTCTCGGTAGCCAGCACAGTGGTACTACTGCGTGCGCTCGAGCAGCATGGTCAGCTTAAATCGATTAATGGCAGAATAGCAGTCGGCTGGCTCATTGTTGAAGATTTAGTCGTTGTGCTGGCTCTCGTATTACTGCCTCCGCTTTCTGTCGGGCTAATCAACGACAACAATGCAGTCGATGGCACAAAATTAGTTATAACACTTATCCTCACCTTGGCTAAAGTGTCAATCTTCATCGCGTTCATGCTCATCGTAGGGAAAAGACTATTTCCATGGCTGCTCTGGCATGTTGCCAGCACCAAATCGAATGAGCTGTTCACGCTATGCGTCATCGCCGTGGCAGTAGGGATTGCGTATGGTGCGGCGATCCTGTTTGATGTGTCCTTTGCGTTAGGTGCGTTCTTCTCCGGTATGGTGATGCGAGAGTCGAGTTTAAGTCATCGAGCAGCGCAGGAATCTTTACCGCTCAGAGACGCTTTCTCGGTGCTGTTTTTCGTCTCGGTGGGAATGTTGTTTGATCCGCATATTCTGGTCGAAGAGCCGCTACACGTGCTCATTGTAGTTGCGATCGTTTTGCTGGGAAAATCACTGGTCGCCTTCATACTGGTGCTCCTGTTTCACTACCCACTCAACACAGCCCTTACCGTATCGGTCAGCCTTGCGCAAATCGGAGAGCTTTCATTTATTCTTGCTTCACTCGGTCTGACGATAGGCCTGCTCCCGCCGGAAGGATACAGCCTGATATTAGCGGGTGCCTTTATTTCAATTACGCTTAACCCGCTGGTCTTTCAAACAGCTGAGCCCATCCAGAACTGGATCCGTGCGCGCTCCCGTCTTGCCCGCAGGCTGGAGCGCTCAATGGACCCGTTGGCAGAATTGCCGATGGCGGTTGAGTCCAATTACGTAACGAATCATGTCGTGATTGTGGGTTATGGGGCTGTGGGAAAGCGTGTCAGTGAAATGCTGGCCAAAAAAGATATTCATTTTGTGGTCGCAGATCATAACCGGGAAATCGTCGAACGCTTACGGAGGGAAGGCATTCACGCTGTGGCTGGTGATGCTGTTGAACCGGCTGTCCTGATCCAGGCGCATATTTCACGTGCCAGTGTATTGATCATCACCGCTGCGGATGCATTGCGGATACAACAAATGGTCGAAACAACCCATATCCTCAATCCTCAGGTTGAGATCCTGATCAGCACGCATGATGCAGAAGATGCGGAGCGACTACAAAAAGAAAATGCCGGGAGGGTATTCCTGGATGAACAGGAGCTTGCCAATAACATTACCCATCATGTACTGAACAAACTGGAATGTCATAAATAA